A single bacterium DNA region contains:
- a CDS encoding fibronectin type III domain-containing protein, which produces MKHSLPSFLTLFLSLTIIMCTGSLQAQRVLVDFGANAGGNSFEVSGWNTLIKSDAVDYTADGPGGLVSDVSADEYSDYMGVSGISRAFTVADCIVVTWYNRSDETVRFTARISFTDTDQPDGGNSDGAWFTMRSAEDYRETWTELAPGETGQTMFAIAPAGVHATMGSFNLVNVNCAIEWGASDQKSFLVCDKIELARADVRAPSIPSGLRTVQVTDSQVQLQWNDAADNVGVVEYFVYADGLVEGYTRENSHTCVFLEPETDYRFTVTARDMMGNESAHSEELTVTTESFAGDATQLQPAGMEYRGAFRLPEDFNWGGEAIAYGQDGDGGQSGAGSGDGYPGSLFVSNLNQPENGLVGEISIPAPLQATTGIEALPVAAVLQQPVNIRPSDINNWDYVDIWRTGLEYLPSDQRLYSAWSIHYTVTGEKHASISCCPADNLSGGPYAGAWYVGDAGTPPIDAQMSDWLFAVPDAWAQDHTDGRQLVVGRFRDGGLSGLGPTMYAIPSAGASPPGQGSELDFTRLLEYGPVQNSDNYHFPDAIDGYKHSDEWREACWLEAGEQSAIAVVGRKAFGDNWYGYHGEQMRHDWVIADVPYPEFYETDPDGKGWRAHLMRPMIVFYNADDLADVADGVSSPHEPQPYAALRIDGRIFFGSEQEIFSAAYDPINHFLYVLEFVRSSEGSLVAHVFETKEVAVNDAARDMRHPSDIQLDVYPQPAGDILNIVCSGEAGAAMHITLSDALGRTRILYDGRMPQGGLRISRDIASLSAGPVFVVLRTSEGIRCRRLMKL; this is translated from the coding sequence ATGAAACATTCGCTACCGTCCTTCCTTACCCTGTTTCTTTCGCTTACTATTATTATGTGTACCGGCAGCCTTCAGGCTCAGCGGGTGCTGGTGGATTTCGGCGCGAACGCGGGAGGCAACAGCTTCGAGGTCTCCGGATGGAATACGCTGATCAAAAGTGATGCAGTCGACTATACTGCGGATGGTCCCGGGGGACTGGTTTCAGACGTCTCGGCGGATGAATACAGTGATTACATGGGTGTGAGCGGCATAAGCAGGGCGTTCACGGTTGCGGACTGTATCGTGGTCACCTGGTACAACCGTTCCGACGAGACGGTACGCTTCACCGCGCGCATCAGTTTCACCGACACCGACCAGCCGGATGGGGGGAATTCCGATGGTGCGTGGTTCACCATGCGAAGTGCGGAGGATTACCGGGAAACATGGACTGAGCTCGCACCCGGGGAAACCGGGCAGACGATGTTCGCCATTGCGCCCGCTGGGGTCCATGCAACCATGGGAAGCTTCAATCTCGTGAATGTGAATTGCGCCATTGAATGGGGAGCCAGCGACCAGAAAAGCTTTCTGGTTTGCGATAAAATTGAGCTTGCGAGGGCGGATGTGCGTGCCCCGAGCATACCCAGCGGACTCCGAACGGTGCAGGTGACAGATTCTCAGGTGCAGTTGCAATGGAATGATGCGGCAGACAATGTTGGTGTTGTCGAGTATTTCGTCTATGCAGACGGACTGGTGGAGGGATATACGAGAGAGAACAGTCATACCTGTGTGTTCCTCGAGCCGGAAACCGACTACCGCTTTACCGTGACAGCACGGGATATGATGGGGAATGAAAGTGCGCATTCCGAGGAATTGACCGTCACGACAGAGAGCTTTGCGGGTGACGCCACGCAGCTACAACCCGCGGGAATGGAGTATCGCGGGGCGTTCCGCTTGCCGGAGGACTTCAACTGGGGCGGCGAAGCGATTGCGTATGGCCAGGACGGAGATGGGGGACAGAGCGGAGCGGGATCGGGCGACGGATACCCGGGTTCATTGTTCGTGAGTAATCTCAACCAGCCGGAAAACGGTCTCGTGGGAGAGATCAGTATTCCCGCGCCGCTGCAGGCGACGACCGGTATCGAAGCTCTTCCCGTCGCCGCAGTGCTTCAGCAGCCGGTCAACATCCGTCCCTCAGATATCAACAACTGGGACTATGTCGATATCTGGCGTACGGGTCTGGAGTACCTTCCTTCAGACCAACGGCTCTACAGTGCCTGGAGCATTCACTATACAGTGACCGGAGAGAAGCACGCGAGCATCAGCTGTTGTCCCGCCGATAATCTTTCCGGTGGTCCCTACGCGGGTGCCTGGTACGTGGGCGATGCCGGTACGCCGCCGATCGACGCGCAGATGAGCGACTGGCTGTTTGCTGTACCGGATGCCTGGGCGCAGGACCATACGGACGGCAGGCAGCTCGTTGTTGGCCGATTCCGGGATGGTGGACTCAGCGGGCTCGGTCCCACCATGTATGCCATACCCTCCGCAGGAGCGTCACCGCCGGGACAGGGCAGTGAGCTCGACTTTACGCGGCTGTTGGAGTACGGTCCCGTACAGAACAGCGATAACTACCATTTTCCCGATGCCATCGACGGATACAAGCACAGCGACGAATGGCGTGAGGCCTGCTGGCTGGAGGCCGGGGAGCAGTCTGCCATCGCCGTTGTCGGACGCAAGGCCTTCGGGGATAACTGGTACGGCTATCACGGTGAGCAGATGCGGCACGACTGGGTGATCGCCGATGTCCCTTACCCCGAATTTTACGAAACGGACCCTGATGGCAAGGGCTGGCGTGCGCATCTCATGCGTCCCATGATCGTGTTTTACAACGCGGACGATCTTGCGGACGTCGCCGATGGCGTCTCCTCACCACATGAGCCGCAGCCCTATGCCGCGCTGCGCATCGATGGCAGAATCTTCTTCGGAAGCGAGCAGGAAATATTTTCCGCAGCATACGATCCCATCAATCATTTCCTGTACGTGCTCGAGTTCGTCCGTTCGTCCGAGGGAAGCCTGGTTGCCCATGTGTTCGAGACGAAGGAAGTCGCAGTCAATGATGCTGCGCGGGATATGCGACATCCATCGGATATTCAACTCGACGTCTATCCACAGCCCGCAGGCGACATCCTGAATATCGTTTGCAGCGGGGAAGCGGGTGCCGCTATGCATATCACGTTGAGCGATGCACTTGGCCGCACGCGCATATTGTATGATGGACGCATGCCGCAGGGCGGACTCCGCATTTCCCGCGATATTGCATCGCTCTCTGCCGGCCCTGTCTTCGTCGTTCTGCGCACATCTGAGGGCATACGCTGCAGGCGTCTGATGAAGTTGTAA